In the Rhododendron vialii isolate Sample 1 chromosome 2a, ASM3025357v1 genome, actttgatagataactaataaataatttaataaatagataattaaataaaaaaaatatgatcttaacaagttatgatctttgaggtgtgaaaagtctagaaaaaatagtccgGGTGTCAAAAATGGTGTTCGGGATGTCGAAAAGTCATTTCGAACAAAAACAGATCAAACCGCAAGGTCTGACTGTTTGACCTTGCGGTGGACCCTCCAGCCGCAACCTTACGTCTGGTTCTCGCGGCCCGCACCTTGCGGCCGCAAACTCGAGGctagatttgatttttttgctgtttttgcTCGGTTTCGATGCATGGGTCCATTAGGACTATtgggttaagcataaaaacacttaatatacttagaggagtgtttggaatggattataataccttgaatcggatcgaattgatttaaaaccgaaacttgaatttttgggaaGATGACTTCGGTTTCTTTGATCGGGGAACCTTGGGATCgaattggacgatgcttggtgatgctaggagttgtgggaagagtttggaacgatcgaattgggtttcggtcgggtcttggtacaaaacccacttttctctctctttctttctctctctaaaactccatggattggagttcgattttctccgatttttctctctcttctggactggtggggcgtggaaAATATTGTGGTATGCCCTAGGATCGGAGTGATGGGGTATTTATGGACGAATTTTATTGAAGAGGGTGACAAAAttgaatttaaataaaactCTACCTCTTGGGTTTTGAGTAGGAACGAGATAGGGACAAATTTAAGTCAGGGAGGGAGTAGtgactgagtaggagagggagaggtggaagGAATTCATatttatgcatgcatgcaatttgtaacaaaagaaataaaatagaaataaggtaattaggataaattaattataattgtatatatttaataataaagagaattttattattaagaataaagtttttttaaatactattattattgttaaaaattacgagttgttacagtaccaaattGTGCAACACTTTCTAaggtttgaaaaagaaatgaaaagcgCTAGTTCCCCGATTCGCAAGAGATTATAGCACCAAAATGAGAATTGGCCAAAATTTGAATCCAAAGAACAGTATTGAGGCAGCTAAGGGAGAAGTGCCCAGTTAGATTAGATATCAGCGATGTCGTTTTCAGCCTTTTAAACTCAATTGATCGATTATGCCCTGTATTTTGAGGCACTTGCAAGTGCGCCTACTATACTTGGATCACCAGATCCTATTCACTAGCACACATTGCAAGGGAAACTGCCCCATTAGGTCCAACAAATTGCGGCACTTAGCAGGTACTGCCCTGTGAAGATTTTTACGAGACACTTAGTGGAAAATGCCTTTTAAAAATGCCCCTAAATCTactttttgttgtagtgatatCTTTGGAAAGttactacttttttttatttgacttAATTTTCAAAATAGGAAAGAATTGAAGggctgaaaaagaaaagaaggtcTAGCAATATGGAATGgagagagtaattttttgcattaaaacgtgcattttttgcaaaaaaaaaatctattatcACAATAATTTGAAAGACATGAttaaaacataaacacaaaaacTTAGCTCCATTTTTCAACAAGAAACCGCCTTCTCTTCGTCTGTGCTTAGGTTCCGCAGGAACGTGGACGAGATTGCCCACTCCAATGGACAATGATCCAATTTTCCAGCTGCGTAGTACTCCAATACCCGACCTATATTAGATTCGACCAAATATTCTACGTACCCGAAAATACACCTCGCCAACCCACTTAGAACTTAGTAGATGGGTCGACAAAATTCAAATCTCAAaattgtagaaactttatatataTCGATGCGACAAACCTACTGTAACATGTTTCTAACTCTACTAGTTCACTTATAAAGTTCTTAGCCTCTTTAGTCCACTAATAATTCCAATGACAAAACTACCCTATGTAAAAGAAACAAGAGTCTTgcttggctaacacaaaaaatatatatttttcatttttttcgatcttgttgcaaCCACGtaaccacaccaccaccaccctcacCATCGCCACCTCCgctaccatcaccaccaccaccaccacgacgccaacatataacattatgtgtgtgacaaaaatttcttttttcttttcttttttcccaccaccaccaccactccatctCCAGCACCACCTTgcaaacatataacattatatgtgtgacaaaaatttctattttctttttttttattcctattttgagctcctccattcttgaaCCCGCCACCccttaaaatttctttttttttttttaaacctgtTTTAAGCCTTTCCCTTCCCTTAATATATAATGTTATCAGTCACAATTGGCGTTATTGTCTTATGTTTTGTACTACATcaacaaaagtgcacatataatcttatatgtccCAATCTGTCCTCTGCACGTTATCAAAAACGAAGATAAATCTGAcacatataaggttatctattgataTCTACAACGTATTTTTTGCCAACATAAGCACATATAATATTATGTGTGTATATCGGAACTTTGTACCATACCAAATATGTTCTCTACATGCTGAAAAAGTACACATATAAAATTAAATGTCACAATCTGCGTTTTTGCCTTATGTTTGCTAATACATTAACAAAAGTtcacatataatcttatatgtccCAATTTGTTATCTTACATCATAAAAAACAGAGATAAATCTGAGACATATAACCATGAAACCCTAGCCACTTCGCTTCTTCCTTGCACTGACAGCCGTCGCAGCATCTACACCTGATCTCTCTCCATCCCCTCTCAATCGTGTGTGCCCGATCTCTAATACATATAGACACCCAAATCCTGATTCTAATCTCCACCGCTTTCTCACATactatcaacaaaaaaatcaaaagctgACAAGATCCCTTAAAGAAaacttttgtttcaaaaagATCAATAGAGTATCGTCCGCTAGACATAACGGTGGTCTCGGCCAAGAACCTGAAAGACGTGAACCTGATCTCCAAGATGGACGTGTACGTCGTTGTCTCGATTACCGACGCCCTTCAAAACGAGATAAAGTAAATTTAATGACTAGCAAGTCTCTAGCATAAACTTCCTTGGAGAAGAAAACTCATCATTTCTCATGATGTAATAGTCAAATTGAATAATACAAATTGTGATAGAATTATAAAGCAACACAACTCAAGCCAAACCAATGATAAGTGAAACCGAATCAGTCAAAAAGACCAGTCAAACAAAGGATATAAACTTTTTTTATTGTGGCCCAAGTCATCGCAGTTTTTGTTTTGTGCTATAAAAGGTCATGAACCCTAGATCCCCTTCCCTAATTATACTAAAGAAAAAAGGGCTCTGAAaatgttttttgtactttggaaAGTCCTTTTGATCTTTACCCTTGTTTTTTGCTTTGGAGGCAGCTGCAAGGGAACTGCTCGAGACTTCGAATTCCAATGTCCCTTGTAAGTTTGCTTCTCCTTTAACTTCTCATTTGTTGGAGATACTCTTACCAAATATTCCCTCCGTCTTATTTTAAATGTTCCTTGCAAAAAAttgtgcattttttaatccccaaaaaaatatttttgtgtattgtttttttttttttttgtatttttacacCCAATTAAAAATGTGACAGAGGGAGTACATAATGCTAAATAAGTAGCAAAATACACTTTTAAATCTAATTTTTACAATATTTGCTCGAGATACTCTTATTTGTCATTCACTTGATCCGAAAACAATTCCCAGTTAAGGTTCAACATTGTTTATAAACAAATTCAGTTTATAAGCAACCCAAGGAAAATGCTACCACACACACCCTGTATTTGAGTATGTGTGCAGTATAAACctctaaaaaactaaaaattaaagtTCACAATATCTGGACATAAGTTGACAACATCAATCTTGATCTTGTGGGAGGCTGGCCATGGCCAAGGTTCGAGCCCCATCGTGAGCATTTGTGGTTTAGGGCTATGGACAGCCTTTGGACCATCTGTGGAATAACTTACTAACTACCCCTAAtccccgctgatgtataccgcttgacaaaaaaaaaaaaaactcaatcttATTACTTTTGAATAGAAATTTCTTAACATGTACATAAATATAATTTCATAACATCAACCGAATTCATGACATTAATTTATGTGTTATGAGCTTTAAAAGAAAAGGTCACTGAGTTTATCTAAAGCTttaaggcaattttttttattttttttgcccctAAAGATTGCCATTGTTAACATGTCATTTGTCCTGTTTCAACAGATAAGAAGCTCTGGAACAGACAGGATGATCCCTGGGGCCACCACATATAGGAATATCAGGGATTTCTTTTCAGAATATTAATCCTTGATTTTCGTGATGTCAAAATAAATCATTCAGAATAAAGAGACTGCTTACCGATCCGGACAAATTAATGTTTAGGTTCGAGTCTCGTATATTTGTAAGCTGCCTTTTTTCtttgtcaataatttttttttgtagcaatAGACTGAAGTTGATTAAACAATCAATTGTAGGGaagttgaatgaaaaaaaatcaataaatcagTGACAGACTGAAGATATTCTATGCATCAAATTGTAGACCAactctataaataaaaaaaatttcaatttgatcAGATATCAATAACTCGGTAATTTAATTCTTGTTAAGATGAatgataaatttaaatttgaaagtttccTTCATAATAAATTCGATTTAACCatgaggttttcatttttttgatcaacttgaattttggtatgGATCTAGTACTTGTCAAAATCTACAACATCAACGATTaagatctaatttttagtacatgggatggattggttagattaagaaagaagaagaagaatcaagggagaAGATGAGGGTATATCGAACTTTTGATGCACGTCCGCCACACACTTGACATTATTATGAATGAAATTGGGTGTTATATGCACACTTCACAAAGACACAAATTGCACAGGGGTGTTATTGTACTCTTTCAAACCATGAATGATGAATTGCATATGGAAATGGATAAGAGGAGTTTGTGGGTTTGtgaaactgttttttgttttgttttgggtttggtcTTGGATTCGATGCAAAACCGGGGGAAGACTTTTCTTTCTAATCCAAAGCCTGGCTTCATAATCCAAGCCCTAATTCAAGCAAACCCCTACTACTAAACTAATCCAAATCCACGTCACCACTACTAATGTTTACGACCATTAATTCTATGGCAAATCATTAATTATAAAGAATTACGTCGAGTAAAAATAAGAACCAATCATTTTATTAATATgaccaagtcatttttttttatccagagAAAACCTTGTTTCATATGATTAACCATTGTCTGAGGTATTAAAAAGAaagtcattaattataaaaGACTACACCGCGGATTAGTAAAGACCAACCATTCTGTTAACATGGGCCAAATCATATTTTCTGAGAGAACATTGTTTCTATTGTATGAGATTTAAAAAAGTaagtcattaattataaaaGAATACGTCGAATATTAGTAAAAATCAATCTTTTTATTAACACGGACCAAGTCATATTTTCTAAGAGAACTTTATTTCTATCGTCTGAGGTTTAAAAGAGCAAGCCATTAATTATAAAAGGCTACGTCATTGTGTGAGATTTAAAAGAGCaagttattaattataaaagaCTACATTATTGTCTGATATTTAAAAGAACAAGTTATTAATTATAGAAGATTACGTCTGGTATTAGAAAAGACCAATCTTTCGGTTAACATGAaccaaatcatatttttttaagaatcttTTCTCATATGATTGACTATTACAAcactaatttataaaaaaaaattaatttttccgcGACCCCGTATTCGATTCAAGTGTGCATTGTTTCCATTCTAGGAATTTGAGATCGGAGAATTGGAGGCCTCAAACAATTAGCACATAGAATTAGTTTGTTGATCAATTGATTGGTGGGATCTATTTGCTCTTATTCGAATGAAATCGCAGCAGAGGTGTGGGTATCTAAGATAATACTCATATGGGAGTTTTTTCCTATGTGAGTCAAAGGGTGCTGACCAGATTCCTCCAGTCCGTCGTCCTTGGAGTTGTCGTCGACGGTGGCTTTATAGAGATACTCCGTATACGAAAGTAGGAACTCCCTCGCATAAGCGCGAACTCGCTCGAAAGTCGAAGCTCTGTACAGacattccagagagagagaagagaaaagctGAAATTTTGTGGCTAGGGCTTTTGAAGTGTTGCatgagggtaaaattgtaaaCTAAAGTTTCCATACCGTGTGTTGGTGAATACTTTTTGGAATGTCATGACAGTGGTGATTTGTGAATTACACACCATGAATTGCTAAATTATTTGGGTCAACAccactttccggtcattttcccaaaaagttaatatgagagagagagagagtgtgagtgtcttacaaaatagtttttgtagAATAAGTTAGCGTACAGTCTCACGATGCTTGGGTCTGAAATGAAATAACACTTAATAACATGAATGACCTCTCCAATTATTGTCAATTAATTTCGGAATAGATATAAAATTTTCTACATAGTATGGCCTATTCAATCCCAAATTAAATTGAAATATCCCACACTCCATGACAATACACAAAAAGAAAGCTGCATCAAGATAGAACCAGAAAGTGGCTCTATGTGACAACTTGAGTGATGTTTTTCGAGAATAGTTCCATCAGTTAGTAGCACgagacctctccactctttgccaatttgTTTTGGACAATCGATCCTCTTGATTTGTATTGAATCAATTGGACGGCAGCGTGTTAGTCCATCAAAAAAATGGGTGGTTCGAATTTGGGGCATTCCTTTAAGAAGAAGCGGATGCAAAATCACAATGCAAGATGACTATTCAGAAAATTTTGCTAACAAATGCAACCATGAATGATGAATTTGTTACTAAGGTACGGAATTTCGGAAGGATTGAGGATCTCAAGTTGAAGTTTTCAAGATCACAATTTGACTAAAAACAAGAATCAGGTAAAAACAGATACGATCTTCGAGTGAAATCACCTACACAGGCTATCATGAATCAATTTCCAAATTGAAACCAATCTTCAAAGTAGAAGCTGAAATCAATCTTTAAAGTACACTAGAAAAATGAGAGACTGGAATTTGTATATCGCGCCTCTTTCCAACAATCATCGACAACGTCTACAGTTCTGCAAGTCACCGGGTCATTGGTTACGATATATACATGATGAAGTCCTAATGGATACACCAACGAGCCAAAGGATACATCAGCGAGCTTTGATAAGGCGAGACGATGTCGGAGATGCCAAAGGATTTCGGTTATATTATTACATATTGTATTTGACACCACTAATAGTAGGAAAATAGCCCCTGAGACAACTAAAATAACAACATTTTCCTTTCATCGCGAAGTCCTCTGCACATTATCATGGCTTTTGGTACTCGACACCACTGCCCAAAAATCCTGACTCTAACCCGGATAACACGACCGAAAGAGATTGTTAGGACCGGAGGGACCACACGCACATGCACATGCAAACCCACACAgtaatttcagagaaaaactccctTTTATACATGTTTGTGTGTATCGGGGcagttcaagggacacccaaaaaaatacctaaaaaaacattccaaatctcaatttcatagttccagatcaaatttttatggtcCGAGCCGTTGAATGTGTGTAGAgcgtgattttaatggtgctcGCGTGAAATCGTCAAAAAAATTATcgggaagtgcttgttttggGCAGTTTTTAACAGAATCGTTCATCAAATctgagctaaaaactgctcagatcaagccctgttcggtcttttttttgttgatttctcgcgggtacccttaaaatcacattctattcacattgagtggctcgtatcatcaaaatttgatcgaaaactataaggtgtttttttatgtgttttttttggtgtctcTTGAACCGCCCCGGGAACCACACGCCTAGAACCAcacaatatacatatatatgttcacacaatatacataaagctgaaaaaactctccgggaaccaCACGCCGGTTCCTCTCCGGGAGGCCACAGACCGGCCCCCCACGCTcacctcaccctctccctcacattatgtcacacaccGTTCCCTACGCtctatacatgcatatatatcgACAAGAAAACCGAAATACACGTTAAGAAATAAGGTAGAGAGTGATCATGTGCTTTGCGCACACCACCCCACTTGGGTGGAATCCTAacagagagaacgagagagagaaatatcAAGCTTACTAACTGAGCATGGGCAGCTCATCAACACCCTTTCTAACATATTTAACCAACTTTGGACTCACTCTGCCAGCTCTGGCATTCATTTCAAACAAATGAGATGCATCGTACATGGTAGGCCTAGAATGTGGATCGACGCGCAAGCACCAGACTGCTAgattcaaaatggaatccaatTCATCTTGTAGCTTCTGACTAGAAGGAGGCGGAAGACGAGGATCCAAGACATCTGCCAATTGTATGCGTTCGTTGTCAACGGATGAGTATAGGTTTGAATTGAGTTCTCCCGGAAGCGATCCCATCAAAATCTCAAGTGTCAAAACACCAAAGCTGTACACGTCGCATTTCTCTGTCACTGCCATTGTGTACGATAATTCTGGCCATGccaagggggggaaaaaaaaacacaccaacaATGTCACATGTTAGTTCTCACTTGCGAATCAAACTAGCTGGCCAAGCAAATAAAGGATGGCCTTTTGAACACTAATTAAAGTTACCTGGAGCAATGTATCCGAACGTGCCTGCAACCGCGGTCCAATTTGAAGAATCGGGCTTCAAAAACCTTGCCGTGCCAAAATCGGAGACATGAGCCTCCATTTCCGAGTCTAACAGAACATTCTTGCTCGATATGTCCCGATGAATTATGGGAGGCACGCAATTGTGATGCAGGTAAGATAAAGCGTGAACCACCCCTTTAACTACGTTCACTCTCTTACTCCAGTCTAACTCCttggcgtctctctctctcctcaaaacaTCTGCCAAACTTCCTCTCTCCATGTACTCGCAAACCAAAAAAGTGTGCTTTTTGTGGTAACAAAAGCCGTAGAGTTTCACGATGTTCCGGTGCCTTATTTCTGTCAGCGTGGCTACCTCATTCGCAAAACTCTTGATCTCCCCAATCTCTGAGCCTTCATTCATGAATAGCTTTTTAACTGCTACTACCTGTTGAGGATTTACACAGAATATAAGATAGTTATCAATCTAAAGGAaggatagagaaaatttattagaaactTCCAAAAATACCTGCCCACTTGGTAAGTTAACTTTGTAGACTCTGGCCGATCCTCCCTGTCCAATGCAATATGCATCGTCGAAATTGTCTGTAGCGCGGACGATATCTTCAAACGCAATTCTTCCACAGAAATTCTTGATCAAAAAGATGTTTTCTCCGTTCACCACATCTTCTTTCTGGCTTTTGCGGTTACTTTTTCGGTGAAGCGCGATAGCCCCAACAAGCAGAAGCAAGAGAAACAACGAGCCTAACGAGGGAGAAACTGCGATAATGATCAACCGCGAGTTTCCTTCGTTTTCCTTACCGCCCCCAGACACTGAGTTGCATGGTGTCAATCCTTGGTTTGGATCACCACAAAGATTCTTGTTATGAGAAAACGCTTCGGACGGAGACGAATTGAAAACCTTGGAGTCAGGCAGAGGACCCTCCAGTGCATTGTACGACAAATCGATGGTTGACAAGCTGAGCATTCCACTAAACGAATCCGGTATAgaaccagagagagagttgtgggagAGGTTTAAAGCTACTAGGATAATCAGCTTCCCGAGTTGAGGTGAAATCGCTCCGGTGAGTGAGTTGGAACTAAGATCAAGCAGTATTTGTAAAGTTCCAAGATTACCAATCTGATAGGGAATGCTCCCATTCAATTGATTTTTACTCAGGCTTAGAAACAGCAATCTCGAGATGTCTCCAATTTGACCCGGAATCGGTCCACTTAGCATGTTCATGGAGAGATCAAGAGAAGCCAAATTGGACAGTCCCCCGATTTCGAATGGTATTTGACCAGAAATTTGGTTGTCACTCAAGTTTAACGTCCATAGTTTCGACAATCGTCCAACTTGAGCCGGAATTCTCCCGGATATCTTATTGGAAGAAAGGTCAAGCACTACTAGCTGGTTCAATTGGGAGATCTCCATTGGGATTTCACCTCCAACGGAATTCCCACCAAGACTCAGCCGTGTCAAGTTGCTGCATTCTCCCCATGTAGGTGAGATTTTCCCTTGTAAATTGTTGTGGCTCAAGTCGATAAACGTGAGGTTCGGGTACGCTCTGAAATCTTGATCAAGATTTCCTGTTAGTTGATTATAATCAAGCCGGACTTTGTACAAGGATGTGCAGTTTTTGAGGCTCACCGGGATCGGACCGGTGAAGTTATTGTACCCCGCGGTGAAATTCGCTAGCATTCCGCCTCGACACACTTGTGGAGGTAATTGACCACTCAAGTTGTTATCAATTAGATGAAAAACAACCAATGATGAAAGATTTCCAATTTCTTCCGGTACTGGACCAGATAAGTAGTTCGAAAACAAGCTCAAATCAGTTAACTTGGTCAAGGTGCCGAAATTCTTAGGAATCTGGCCAGAGAATTCGTTTAGGTTAAGATGTAGGAAAGTTATCTTACTCAAATTACCCAAAGACTGAGGA is a window encoding:
- the LOC131318091 gene encoding MDIS1-interacting receptor like kinase 2-like, which encodes MPNLFNYLALALSAVLVVFPPPSTAQPPQNREAEALLRWKQSLRNQTIVSSWIFNQTNGNSSASSPCNWRGISCNAAGNVTGLNLAYTGLQGTLDHLNLSYFPLLLRLDLKYNKLTGTIPTNVGLLSNLVYLDLSTNSFSGTIPLSVANLTKVVELDFGRNAITGQLDPRLFPDRGSSQAKTGLLSLQRLLFQGTLLSGPLPAEIGNLEDLTILALDYSRFSGPIPQSLGNLSKITFLHLNLNEFSGQIPKNFGTLTKLTDLSLFSNYLSGPVPEEIGNLSSLVVFHLIDNNLSGQLPPQVCRGGMLANFTAGYNNFTGPIPVSLKNCTSLYKVRLDYNQLTGNLDQDFRAYPNLTFIDLSHNNLQGKISPTWGECSNLTRLSLGGNSVGGEIPMEISQLNQLVVLDLSSNKISGRIPAQVGRLSKLWTLNLSDNQISGQIPFEIGGLSNLASLDLSMNMLSGPIPGQIGDISRLLFLSLSKNQLNGSIPYQIGNLGTLQILLDLSSNSLTGAISPQLGKLIILVALNLSHNSLSGSIPDSFSGMLSLSTIDLSYNALEGPLPDSKVFNSSPSEAFSHNKNLCGDPNQGLTPCNSVSGGGKENEGNSRLIIIAVSPSLGSLFLLLLLVGAIALHRKSNRKSQKEDVVNGENIFLIKNFCGRIAFEDIVRATDNFDDAYCIGQGGSARVYKVNLPSGQVVAVKKLFMNEGSEIGEIKSFANEVATLTEIRHRNIVKLYGFCYHKKHTFLVCEYMERGSLADVLRRERDAKELDWSKRVNVVKGVVHALSYLHHNCVPPIIHRDISSKNVLLDSEMEAHVSDFGTARFLKPDSSNWTAVAGTFGYIAPELSYTMAVTEKCDVYSFGVLTLEILMGSLPGELNSNLYSSVDNERIQLADVLDPRLPPPSSQKLQDELDSILNLAVWCLRVDPHSRPTMYDASHLFEMNARAGRVSPKLVKYVRKGVDELPMLS